The following proteins are co-located in the Cyprinus carpio isolate SPL01 chromosome B19, ASM1834038v1, whole genome shotgun sequence genome:
- the LOC122140624 gene encoding plectin-like produces QQQRQPKKQNFQGIRKDVSADELLKSKVIDEKIYKDLTSGKVTVNHVSEMDSVRKYTLKGKQIASLVVFVQSTKQTMSIFNAKNKGLLTPGTSLVLLEAQAATGFMIDPVKNKKLSVEQAVTEGLVGTEWKNKLLSAERAVTGYTDPATGSIISLFQALKKDLIVKDHGIRLLEAQIATGGIIDPVHSHRVPVEVAYQRGYFDEEMNKILSYPDDDTKGFFDPNTQENLTYLQLVERCVRDPNTG; encoded by the coding sequence CAACAACAGAgacaacccaaaaaacaaaattttcaaggTATCAGAAAGGATGTGAGTGCAGATGAGTTGCTGAAATCCAAAGTCATTGATGAGAAAATTTACAAAGACCTAACTTCCGGAAAAGTAACCGTTAATCACGTAAGTGAAATGGACTCTGTGCGAAAATATACCCTGAAAGGAAAACAAATAGCATCGCTGGTTGTGTTTGTGCAGTCTACCAAACAAACCATGAGCATCTTCAATGCCAAAAATAAGGGACTTCTGACACCTGGAACATCTCTAGTTTTGCTGGAGGCTCAGGCTGCCACTGGCTTTATGATTGACCCAGTAAAGAATAAAAAGCTGTCAGTAGAGCAGGCGGTGACTGAAGGACTTGTTGGGACAgaatggaaaaacaaactgctcTCTGCAGAACGGGCAGTCACTGGTTACACAGACCCCGCCACAGGGAGCATAATCTCCTTGTTCCAGGCCTTGAAAAAAGATTTGATCGTCAAGGACCATGGTATTCGTCTGTTAGAAGCTCAGATCGCCACTGGAGGCATCATTGATCCTGTGCACAGCCACCGTGTTCCTGTGGAGGTGGCTTACCAAAGAGGGTACTTTGATGAGGAGATGAACAAGATCCTCTCTTATCCAGATGATGACACCAAAGGATTCTTT